The window GGGAATGCTTAAAATTGAtatccgccccccccccccccccccccccaatccaAATTTCAGTTACTAATGCAGTTCAGAGGTCCAGAGAAAAAAATTGAGAAATTCAGGTGTGCCTCAAACCGCCAATGCATCTCATctgaaaaggaaaaataaaaagcGTCGACGCAATTGTTAACTGTCGCTTTGCATCTGGTTTGTTACCATGTCCATGTAACAACCATGGCGAGTTCCAGCATTCAATCTGTACATCTCCAGTTGTAACTGATATTATGATTAAATTCCTCGTTCATGTAACAGCAAGTGTCAATCTCTGAACTTACCTTGCAAACAAGCAAGCCTATGTCTCTTCCAATAACAGCACCAACACCAAAATCTATTTGGCCGACCAGGGCAAAGTGAGGAGAGATGGTAGAAACTTAAATTGTattccctccgtttcaaaatagatgactcaattttgtactaactttaatacaaagttgggtcatctattttggaacggaggattttttttcaaaaaggggacagggccccggcctctgcatcagaacgatgcatacggccatatTATTAAGAATAATCCAAAAGGTCTTCCGCTCTAAAAAGCAGAAAAGCTCACAAAGAGCAAAATGAACATAACAGGAAAAGCCACAACCGGCAGGCAAAATAAAATAAGATAGGAACCTAAAaacctatcctattacatgaccgccatccaaaccggttgaagatatcccaaGCTACCATCTTCCAACGgacagatccagtaaccaaacgctccctggcctccgtcggagtgagtagcgaccacatacggatcagtATAGTGGCCCGGAAGATAACCTGCAAGATATGAACatttgttgttctgttaaaaaccaaatcgtTTCTGCAGTTCCAAACAGCCCATAATAAAGCACATACTCCAAAACGTATATGTCTCGCAGTCTCGGAGCCTAACCCATCTAAccacgtcccaaataacgtgtTAATGGTATTCGGAGGAGTAATATTAAAAGCTAAGTGCACCGTCCGCCATAAAATTTTTGCCAAGGGACAAtcgagaaagaggtgtttgatggaCTCATCCTTATCGCAGAAACTACATCTTGTAGATCCTGTCCAATTGCGTTTCACCAGATTATCCTTAGTTAGAATGACTTGTTTatgtacaaaccacataaacactttgattttTAGAGGCACTTTGACTTTCCACACATGTTTCGAACGAGGAATCACACTAGAGTTGATAACATCCAAATACATGGACTTAACCGAAAACTCTCCATTCTGTGTGAGCTTCCAAATCAACCGGTCTGGTTGTTGGGAAAGATCGACCTCCATGAGTCGTCGTACTAAGTGTAACCAAGCCTCCCAACGATTTCCCGCTAGCGTTCTTCTGAATTGGATATTCAGAGGGTTAGACTGTAATACTGTTGCAACATAAGCTTCTCTTCGATGCACAATATTATAGAGAGGGATACTGGAGTGCAAGGGGCGTCTCCCCAAGCCAAGTGTCCTCCCAGAACCTCGTGGTAGTACCGTTTCCAAGGACAAATTTTGTCCTGTTGAAAAAGGCTGATTTCACTCTCATCAGTCCTTTCCAAAAAGGCGAATCAGTCGGCCTCACTGTCACCTGGGACAATGTTTTGGAGTTAAGGTACTTATTGCCCAATATTTGCGCCCACGTGGCCTCCGTCTCTACAGATAGCTTAAACAACCATTTGCTGAGTAAACATCTGTTCTTCACCTCTAAGTTTTCAATACctagacccccttggtctttcggtctGCAAATGATATCCCATTTCGCGAGTCTGTGTTTTCGTTTTAATTCATCACTTTGCCAGAAGAATCGAGATCTATAGAAGTCTAGTCTTTTCCTGACACCCACTGAGATCTCGAAAAAGGACAAAAGAAACATTGGCATACTTGGGAGTACTAGCGAGATAATAAGCCAACCGAAATAATTGCATCATCCGTATTGAAGTAGTTTCTAACATCACACTGCCCGAAATAAAACTAACATGTTCTCAACTTCCAGTGCTAAGTTTGTCGTTAGCACCATATGATGGTCGTGTTAGCACTGCTTCCAAAACAATATGGCAAAAACTTAACAAGTATATACACAATACTAGCAAGTAGTAGGATGCAAGGGCCATGAGCTAAAGATCTAGCCATCATTGGAGGAGCCAACAATAGTGAAATCTGCCTTGACGACGCATCTTGATCCTAGGACATAGCCTCGAGACGGATCCTTGAATCTATTGACTGTAAGGAACTTGGGCCATCCCCAGCTGCTATCACCTCCAAACACCGAGAGACCTGCGATCACCAGAAAAGTAAGATCAACTGAAATCAGGAGGTAGCAAATTATAGTCGTCACTGACAGTTGCTAAGGAGAGCTGAACCTGAAGTGATGGTGGATTGTTTCCCGTTCTTTTGGTCTAGGATGGATAGAGTCAATTCGACTACCTTCCCGGACTCGTCACAGAGCTTATCCGAGGACTCCAAGTATAAGAACAAGGAGATGTGGCCGGTGATGTTTCTGCAACCATGCGGATACATGCCAACATGCCTGTTCACAGACATGTAGAGTGGCAATCAAAACATAATCATCGAGTTTGCAGACTGAATATTCAGTAACACGTTAGGTGATGCATCGGAGTGTGTTTCTGGGTGTCTCTAAATATACTAGAACAAGAGTTGCTTGGTTCCTTTCGTAGAAATTGGGCTAAGATATTCAGTTGGAATATCTCAAGTGACAATGGAACTTGTGTTGCACAGACATCTGGATGTCCCTAATGTATATTGGCATAGAGCACGGGAGAAGTACTTCCGGCCACTACGAAATTAGTAATGTAACATGGCATGGTACATTTATGATAAATGGACTAATGTTGCATGCACATTATTAATAAAAAACATTTATATGTAACTGATGGAAGATATGAGTACCATTTATGTCCACCAACTTCAAATGTAGGAGAACAAACATAGCGCTTCAAGTCCAATTCATGGTAGTTGTCCATGGTCCAGGTGTAGGTCCCTTTGATGAGCCCTTTCTTCTGGATAAAAAGGTTCTGAAGTGTGGTAGCCTTCTTCAGAACCATAACAGCCTTCTTTTCAGGAGAACACACTTTAATTTTCAATATCTTAACACCAAAGACACAGCTATCATCAACTAGAAAAGCAGATGATTTTAGTAGCTTCTGAAGAGGAATCAAACATTCATCCTTCGAGCATGTATTGTTCAAATCAAAATTGTGGGTAGCTGCATTCAGTTAAAGATTAGAAGTTAGTGAGTGAAAACTTGCATTTAAGCTGCACATACCCCAAACAATGTACAACCTCCGTTCACACCCTTTACGCATATATGCAAACATGGCAGCAATATAGTGAATCCCATGTAGGTATCATGTTCAATGTAAATCCCAATATAGAATTATAGCTCAAACTTATGTAGCATAGACACAAAGGACTAGGGAAGGGAATCCCAACTGTAATAGGTTGGACGTGCACAAAGAAGCAATTAAAAAATACCTTTGCGTCCATAGTATATCTTCTTTGCATGATTGTATACTGATAACTCAAACACGGCATTTACCGTGTCACCCGGCTTCAGGGTTGTCCGGCCTAGTTTAAGAGAAAGACCAACATATGGAGTTTCAGCGCCAGGTTTTTGATGCATTGGTGGTGTCACTTTCAGGAACCTGGTAAATCAATTGATGGACAAAAAAAAGTAAAACAAAGTAGTCATAACTGAAGTAAGAATGAAATCTGATTTCTTCACTTCATGCATCCTACCAAAATGTTTGTTAATGGAATTATTATGATTGACAATTTGACTTCATAGAAGCATGATTAGCGAGAGTAGTTCGCATCCTAAATTAGTGTTTTTTGTCCTAAATTAGTATTGCATATGGATATACAGATAGCAATTCTGTCTACTAAAAACAAAATAAATGGTTTAGTAATAATGCTAGACTGAGAAGCGTCATATTTGCATGTAACACATAGTAATTGTGTAACAAATCCTTCTGCAGTTATGATACATACCACTTATACCCGGAGCAGTGAAAATGAGCAGATTTTGCTGACTTGGCTCCTGTCTCAAGTAGCGCTGAGAAATCATGAACCTTCCATTGTAAATGTGGAACATGAGCCTTTCCTAAGCTTGCAGGAGCTGAAATTTCCACAAAGGCAGCAACTCAAAATTGCATACGAGTCCAGGGAAAGGAAAAGGACGTATGCACCATTCAGAAAATTAATGTGCTTTTGCATTTGCAGAAGAACAGGCTGCAATATCTACCATGGGCAATATGGAAGCAGCAGAACATCTTTTCATTGAGCAGAAAATGCAAATAATGTAcataccgaaaaaggctttcgcctcgctttataaataaagcaaccaTAAAGAAAATAATGTACATACGTGAAGGCATGCAATCTTAACAGATTTAATGTGATAAGTGGCCCCCTATCTATGAGAATAGTTATTCGCTTGGACCAAAAAAGCATAGAACGGAACATGTCATAGTACTTCCTACATGTATATATATAGCCCGAAGTAATGCTTCATGTAGTCAGCAAGTATGCGTGTGTTCTCTAGAAATCTAGCATGCCTTCTTTTTTAGTCGCAAAAAAAAGTGTATGTTTGGTCATCAGCCATGGGTGTTCACGGTGGCAACCAAAGCACAGATCAGACGACCATGATCACGATCGATGATTGTTGCATGAGAACCACAGGGGCACAAGAGCCACCAGCGCAACAAGCCCAGTCGAAGAGCAATCACCGCACCGGTAGCTAATCGTCTGGCTAGTTACAGTACTAAAGATGATAATGATGACAATAACTCCATTCTCTGCAGCATACCTAGAACTGTAGGACCATAAGAATTAAGCGCTACAATTCATATACTTTTTACctgatttttttagaaaatgagCTCTCTAATTGGTATGTGTCTTCCGTTTATAATATGGAGAGTCTGAATTTCAACTAGAAAAAGGACAAAGAAGACATACATGTACTCCCGGTGTTGCCCATAGCCCCGGCAGGCCTTCCTCTGCTCTCCTCCTCTGGAAGCACCACAGGGCACGTAAGTAATCTCCAAGAGTAGTGCAAATCTTGACGAAATAATAACCACGCCGCACAAAGATAAATCACCATTCCTTAATGACTTACCACTTGGACGTAAATCAATCAATCAATTTGCCGAGGACAAAATTTCCCCGATGAACTAATTAATAAATAAGAGATCAAGAAGTAAAATCGCACTCCATAAACATAAACCGGTAGGTTCAGCTTTGTCGAAAATAACTAGGTAAATTTACAGGAACTTGTAATTTGAACTGAAAACCCCTAAAACCCTTGGTGTAGAAAAACCCTAAAACCCTCTGCCCCGGGAATCGTTTGTTCTTTCCAGAGCGAGGCAGGTGAAAAGATAGAGAAGGGCGAATAAAGGACTGGAATTCCCATGGACAGCAGAGCAGGAAGCGAGGGAGGAGAAAGACCTGGCTTGGTTTCGGGGGCAGATCGAAGCTGGAAAGACCTGGCTTGGACGGCCGACGCTGGGGAATGGAGGCGAGAGGGGGCATTTATATGGAGGATGTGATCGTGGGGATTCCTtcctctcttttttcttttttggagaAAAAAACGGAATCCTTCCTAGCTCTTAGGAGAAATTAGTTTGGATATTATCCACAACAAACCCCTGGAGAAATTAGTTTGGACTAGGACAAGTTAAACGCCctggtcctcctcctcctcctggagATCGAAACGAATGAACGGCGGACAAAGGAAAGAGCCTCTTTTCCTTCTCAAAATAAACCATAGACGCAAAGTGCTTTACATTGAACCATGATTCATCAATTGGGGACATGACCCGCATGGGAAACCAAGCGAAAGATAACAAGTATTCAGCTGAATCCAACATGCATGTAGCGAGGCAAGCAGACTGACATAGCTGCGTCATCCATGCATATACAAGTACTTCCAGTAACATATTTCTGTCCGACACATATACATAGAAATATATATGCGTGAAATCATCTCACTTCTCAAATCCGGCCCATTACTACTACTAATCATTCCACAAGTTCTTAGTACTGCTACCACAACATTGTCTCATATATAAGTCTGGTTATTAGTAGCTACTAGGATTAAAGAGCATTATCTCTCCATCAGGCCATGAGGTAAAAACATCTAGCCATCATTGGATGAACCAATGATGGTAAGATCTGCCTTCACAATGCAGCTCGATCCCACAACATAGCCTCCCGACGGGTCCTTGAGTTTCTTGAGTCCAAAGAAGTCAGCCCATCCCCATCCGCATCCGTTATTACATACCCAGAGACCTTTGATCAAGACAAAAGTGAGATCAACTGTAATCATCATGAGGTTAAATCACACATATCAATAGCACTGATACTTGCTAAGGTGAGCTGAA is drawn from Aegilops tauschii subsp. strangulata cultivar AL8/78 chromosome 1, Aet v6.0, whole genome shotgun sequence and contains these coding sequences:
- the LOC109779636 gene encoding uncharacterized protein translates to MGNTGSTSPASLGKAHVPHLQWKVHDFSALLETGAKFLKVTPPMHQKPGAETPYVGLSLKLGRTTLKPGDTVNAVFELSVYNHAKKIYYGRKATHNFDLNNTCSKDECLIPLQKLLKSSAFLVDDSCVFGVKILKIKVCSPEKKAVMVLKKATTLQNLFIQKKGLIKGTYTWTMDNYHELDLKRYVCSPTFEVGGHKWHVGMYPHGCRNITGHISLFLYLESSDKLCDESGKVVELTLSILDQKNGKQSTITSGLSVFGGDSSWGWPKFLTVNRFKDPSRGYVLGSRCVVKADFTIVGSSNDG